The Malus sylvestris chromosome 12, drMalSylv7.2, whole genome shotgun sequence genome contains a region encoding:
- the LOC126594604 gene encoding nuclear transcription factor Y subunit B-1-like isoform X1, giving the protein MAEAPVSPGGVSHESGGDGSGSPRSNVREQDRFLPIANISRIMKKALPPNGKIAKDAKEIVQDCVSEFISFITSEASDKCQREKRKTINGDDLLWAMATLDFEDYIDPLKVYLAKYREVKGDTKGSGKGGDSSSKKDVQPSPNPQQISHQGSFSQGGNYSNSQNQNMITPLQGSE; this is encoded by the exons ATGGCGGAAGCCCCTGTGAGTCCAGGCGGCGTCAGCCACGAGAGCGGCGGCGACGGGAGCGGGAGTCCGCGCTCGAACGTTCGGGAGCAGGATCGGTTCCTCCCGATCGCCAACATCAGCCGAATCATGAAGAAGGCGCTTCCTCCTAACGGGAAAATCGCCAAGGATGCCAAGGAAATCGTCCAGGATTGCGTTTCTGAGTTCATCAGCTTCATCACCTCTGA GGCGAGTGACAAGTgccagagagagaagaggaagaCGATTAACGGTGATGATTTGCTCTGGGCAATGGCGACTTTGGACTTTGAGGATTATATCGACCCCCTCAAAGTTTACCTCGCCAAATACAGAGAGGTTA AGGGTGATACCAAGGGTTCAGGGAAAGGTGGAGATTCATCTTCTAAGAAAGATGTTCAGCCAAGTCCAAACCCTCAG CAGATTTCTCACCAAGGTTCTTTCTCCCAAGGAGGGAACTACTCAAATTCTCAA AACCAGAACATGATAACTCCTCTGCAAGGGTCAGAGTAG
- the LOC126594604 gene encoding nuclear transcription factor Y subunit B-1-like isoform X2 — MAEAPVSPGGVSHESGGDGSGSPRSNVREQDRFLPIANISRIMKKALPPNGKIAKDAKEIVQDCVSEFISFITSEASDKCQREKRKTINGDDLLWAMATLDFEDYIDPLKVYLAKYREVKGDTKGSGKGGDSSSKKDVQPSPNPQISHQGSFSQGGNYSNSQNQNMITPLQGSE, encoded by the exons ATGGCGGAAGCCCCTGTGAGTCCAGGCGGCGTCAGCCACGAGAGCGGCGGCGACGGGAGCGGGAGTCCGCGCTCGAACGTTCGGGAGCAGGATCGGTTCCTCCCGATCGCCAACATCAGCCGAATCATGAAGAAGGCGCTTCCTCCTAACGGGAAAATCGCCAAGGATGCCAAGGAAATCGTCCAGGATTGCGTTTCTGAGTTCATCAGCTTCATCACCTCTGA GGCGAGTGACAAGTgccagagagagaagaggaagaCGATTAACGGTGATGATTTGCTCTGGGCAATGGCGACTTTGGACTTTGAGGATTATATCGACCCCCTCAAAGTTTACCTCGCCAAATACAGAGAGGTTA AGGGTGATACCAAGGGTTCAGGGAAAGGTGGAGATTCATCTTCTAAGAAAGATGTTCAGCCAAGTCCAAACCCTCAG ATTTCTCACCAAGGTTCTTTCTCCCAAGGAGGGAACTACTCAAATTCTCAA AACCAGAACATGATAACTCCTCTGCAAGGGTCAGAGTAG